AGCAATGATGGGTTAAACTGCGCATGGGTCACATTACATCGGCCTCCCCCGAAACCTTGACTTTTCCGAGAACTTGTTTTCCTTGTTCCAGAATCAGGACTTTCATATCGGGCCTGGCCTCTGCTACATGGATTGCCCCGTAAAATCCGGCAGCACCTCCCCCGATAACAATTAGATCATACATCAGTTTGCCCTTTCGGGAAAGTTGGTAAAGATCCCATCAACCCCGAGCTCGCTCATTTTATTGATGTCCGATTCTTCATTGACAGTCCAGACATACACTTTAAAGCCTTCATCCTGTATAGTTTTTACAACTTCAGGATTTGTGACATTTTTGAAATAAGGATTGATCGCCACAGCTCCAAGTTCTTTGGCGACAGGTATGGCTTTCAACGGATCGTCTTCGGTGAGAACAGCAATAGAGATCTCAGGATTGATCGCTCGCATACTTTTAAGTTCTTCCCAGTTAAAACTTGAAATCAGGAAGTCTTCCAATTTCCATCCTTTTTCCCTTATGTAGTAATCTGTAATAAAGTTTACCCGTTCTGAGGTATTCGCCCCTTTGAGTTCAATGTTGAGCGGAACCTTGCCACCGATCAATTTCAATACATCCTGCAGGGTCGGGATCTTGTGATTTCCATTTAAGGTCACTTTTTTAAGGTCAAAAAAATCGTAATCCTCAATCATTCCACCCGCATTACTGAGGCGTTCTAATCGCTCGTCGTGAAAGACCATAATCTCCCCACTTTTGATCCGGAAAACATCAATCTCTATCATATCAACTCCCAGATCCATAGCCTTCTGTATGGAAGCCAGAGTGTTTTCAGTCTCGTGACCCATTGCTCCCCTATGCCCTATTACCTTCATTTTATGGCCCACTCCTTCACAACTTGAAATCAATAAAACTATAGATAAAATTATAATTCTCTTCATCTCCGATTTTCTTTTGTACTCCAAAAATACAACTTGAGTAATAAAAATAGAGACCCATATAAATTAGCTTATGATTATTAATTTATTAAGTTTTTTATTACATATTTCATTTTTATTATCATAATATTTTGAATTATTCATATTTATAATTTGATATCTTTGACAGTACAACAACCAATTAATTTCAAAACTATGTTTTCAAAACAAAATCTTCTGGCAACAGTAGTAGCTACCGTTGCCATGTTTGTGCTGGGCTTCCTGATTTGGGGCGTGGCAACTGTTGATTTTTTTGAGGGGCACACCATTACCAACGCAATGAAAGACCCTCCGGATTTTCCAATCCTTATTCTTTCCAATCTGATTGCTGCTTTTGCTCTCAGTACCATCTATGGTAAATGGGCAAGAGGGTATCACAGTTTGGGAGGAGGATTTCAATTCGGAGTCTGGATCGGAATTTTTATGGGCTTAGGTATGGGCCTTCTTTGGTATGCCACCTCTGAAATTATGGATCTGACCGGCCACCTCGTGGAAGCCGTGTTAGATATCGTTTACTACGGAATTATAGGTGCAGTTATCGGCCTTATGTACAAGGCTACCGGCCCAAAGAGTGATGAAGCTTGATAAGGGGTTTTAGGTGACCTTAATAAATTACCTTAATTCTGTAATTTAAGAATATAGGACTGTAAGGGGGCAAGACTTATCTGAAAGAGTCCTTGCCCTTTTTCAATTTTTAACTGTACTTCAGTTTCATTGTACAGTAGGTCAGATAATACGTATTGAGATCCCTCTTCCAATCCCCAGGATTTGACAACCTCAGGGGAAATCTTCATCTCAAATTCATAAGACTCCGAAGCATCGAAATTCGTCAATACCAGCAAACGCTCGTTGTCTTTCCATCGCACAAAGGAGTAAACCCGGTAATTATATCCTTCTGTATTATCGCGGTTGTAATAGTGGATGTCTTCGTAGGCCCCCATCAGAGCTTTACTTTTGATCGTCAGATTTAGTAGCCGTTTATAAAAATCTCTGAGGTCCGCTTCTTCTTCAGACAGTTGCCCCCCGTCAAATTTCTTATCATTCACCCATCGCTGGTGATGCGGAACGCCGATATAATCAAAGATAGATGTCCTTGAAGGGCTACCAAATCCGGCATCTTCCGCCCCTGGTTCTCCCACCTCCTGACCAAAATATATCATAGTGGGCGAAGTACTCAAGGTTGCCGAGACCACCATGGCCGGTTTACCCCTTAAGGCATCCCCGGCAAATTCGGGACTGGCAATGCGCTGTTCATCGTGATTTTCCAAAAAGTGAAGCATATGGTGTTCAATATCCATTAAGCCTTCCTGAACCACGGGAATATGATCCGTCCAGCCGTGGCCCTGCATAATATGTTTAAGACTATCGTAGAGTTCAACCTTGTCATAGAGGTAATCCATTTTTCCCCTGTGGATATAATCCCGGTAGAGTGACGGATTGTAAACTTCGGCCAGCAATAAGGCATCTGGATTTTTTTCTTTGATATGAGAATTGAGATAGCTCCAGAATTCCACAGGCACCATTTCTGCCATATCGAAGCGAAAACCATCTACTCCTAATTCGAGCCAGTAAAGAGCGATGTCCCTGAATTTAATCCAGGAATCGGGTACTGATTTATCCTTCCATAATGCCAAATGTTCCCTATCCGACTTTGTTGCGTAGTCTGCGGGCAGTTGATCAAAGTCAAGAGTTCCATCAGGTCTTACCCCGTAATTGATTCTCACCGTTTCATACCAGTCGTTCATATCAGGCTGGGCAAGCCTCGAGCCGTTCCCTGTCCATTTTGCAGGATTTTCCTCAAATTGACGATCTGCAAGGGGATGTGGGTTTCCTCCTAATGGCCTGTACCCATTTTTCCATTCGGGAACCTGAAATGCGGTCCCTGGGATATAGTAAAAATTATTGTCCCTTTTATATTCTACTGTAGTATCATCAGTTGCGCCAAAGGCCTCTTTCCCCTCAGGTGTTGAAGCACCTTCATAATGACGTGCAACGTGGTTGGGGACAATGTCGATGATCACCTTCATTCCCGCCTGATGGGTTCGCTCTACCAGCTCCTTAAATTCCTCCAGTCTCTGATCTGGTTTGCTCGCAAGATCCGGGCTAACGTTGTAATAGTCTTTTACCGCATAGGGTGATCCGGCCCTTCCCTTGATCACATCAGGATCATCCTTTGAAATCCCGTATTGGGAATAATCTGTTGCCAGGGCGTGATGTGGCACCCCGGTATACCAAATATGTGTGACTCCCAGCTCCCTGATTTCCTTCAATGCCTTTGGAGTAAAATCACCAAACTTTCCTACTCCATTTTCTTCTATAGTACCCCAGGGCTTATTTGTCGTATTCGTATTCCCAAATAACCTGGTAAACACCTGGTAAATCACTTTCTTTCCTTGTTCTTCCATTTCAAATCTATCTTTTTCCACCCCGTCTTCACGCTTAATATCTTCACAGCATATCAGCAAAGACACAAGTACAAACGCAAGGACAAGTCTTTTAGTCATCATCAACTTGATTTACAAATAACAGAGCGCCTCTTTCACTGATCTCCAATTGATCTTTTAATACAAGGGTATGCCCACTAAATAATTCCCGGAAGGATTTATTCTCAATCTTCATTTCACTGAACCTATCAAGGCTTAGCGATACTGCATTTTCATTTTTGTTTAGGACAAGCATGATCCTTTTATCTCCGAGGTAACGGAATAAAACATAGACCCCTTTTTCCGGACTGAAGTGTTTGGTTTTACCTTCGTGTATTACTTTTTGCCCCTTCCTGAACCTCAACAGAGTCCTGACGAATTTTTGCATCTCAGCCGCCGCCATATGCAAACCCTCCCCTGTAAAGGCATTCACCACATCCCCTGGCCAACCTCCCGGAAAATCGGTCCTGATAAAGCCATGATCTCCGGGCTTATCACTATTCTCCATAAGGATTTCGGTACCGTAGTATAGCTGTGGGATTCTGGGGGCTACCATAATAAATGCCAAAGCCATTTTGGTCAGTACGGCGTCTTCTCCCAATTGAGTGTGCAGCCGGTCCATATCGTGATTGTCCCCAAATAGCATCATATCCTGAGGAGAAGCGTAATAAAAGTCGTTCGCAAGACCTTCGTAAAGTTTTACCAGGCCTGTGTCCCAGTCTTCCTTTTCTGTAAGCGCTTCAACAAGGGTTCTTTGCAATGGAAAATCCATGGTGCATTTCAGATATGATTCATATCCATCGCGGTTGTGAGCTCCCTGCTGCCAATAGCCAACCACCAAAGGATTGTAACTCCATTCTTCGCCCACTATCGAAAACAAGGGATATTCCTTCATTATGCGCCTTGCCCATTCGGCCATAAAATCTTTTTCCGGATAAGGATAGGTGTCCTGTCTTATCCCACCCAACTGCAGTGTTTCGATCCACCATAGACTATTCTGTATGATATACCGGGCCAAAAACGGATTGTTTTGATTCAGGTCGGGCATAGAAGGAACAAACCAGCCATTATCCATAAGATCCCTGTCCCAATCTGAGGCGTAAATGTCCTGGTTTACGGTGCGCCGGTGATTGGTAACCGTTATGTTTTCCCCATTTTCATAACCCTCCTGATAGTTTATCCAATCGGAAAAGGGCAGGTCCTCCATCCACCAATGGCTCAAACCGCAATGATTATTAACCTGATCCATGATGAGCTTGATTCCCTTCGCCTTTGCTTTTTGGGATAGCTCCTGATATTCTGCAAGATCTCCAAATCTGGGATCCACTTTGTAAAAATCGGTTATTGCGTATCCGTGGTAAGAACTCCGGGGCATATCATTAATCAGTAGTGGGCTGGGCCAGATAGCAGTAAGACCCATGTCTTCCATATAATCTAGGTGGTTGATCATACCGCGAATATCGCCCCCGTGCCGGGCATAGTCGTCCTTGCGGTCAACCGACTGTTCTTTCAAACTGAGATCAATATCGTTGGACGGATCTCCGTTGGCAAACCGATCAGGTGTGATCAGATAAATAACATCTTTTGTTGAAAACCCAATAAATTCCTCCGGATTTTGAGTCCGGGCCTTTAATTCATATTTGTAAATGATCGCAGCTTGCCCTTTTCTGGTGAATTCCAGTTCCAATTCACCCGGCTTGGCATCTGAGGGGATCTGCAGGTCGAGAAATAAATAATTGGGGCTGTCGGCCTGGTGAATTTTACTAATGCTGAGGCCGCTTTGTTTGATCTTCACATCGTA
This DNA window, taken from Muriicola soli, encodes the following:
- a CDS encoding lycopene cyclase family protein; protein product: MYDLIVIGGGAAGFYGAIHVAEARPDMKVLILEQGKQVLGKVKVSGEADVM
- a CDS encoding glycerophosphodiester phosphodiesterase, whose product is MKRIIILSIVLLISSCEGVGHKMKVIGHRGAMGHETENTLASIQKAMDLGVDMIEIDVFRIKSGEIMVFHDERLERLSNAGGMIEDYDFFDLKKVTLNGNHKIPTLQDVLKLIGGKVPLNIELKGANTSERVNFITDYYIREKGWKLEDFLISSFNWEELKSMRAINPEISIAVLTEDDPLKAIPVAKELGAVAINPYFKNVTNPEVVKTIQDEGFKVYVWTVNEESDINKMSELGVDGIFTNFPERAN
- a CDS encoding alpha-amylase family protein, with translation MMTKRLVLAFVLVSLLICCEDIKREDGVEKDRFEMEEQGKKVIYQVFTRLFGNTNTTNKPWGTIEENGVGKFGDFTPKALKEIRELGVTHIWYTGVPHHALATDYSQYGISKDDPDVIKGRAGSPYAVKDYYNVSPDLASKPDQRLEEFKELVERTHQAGMKVIIDIVPNHVARHYEGASTPEGKEAFGATDDTTVEYKRDNNFYYIPGTAFQVPEWKNGYRPLGGNPHPLADRQFEENPAKWTGNGSRLAQPDMNDWYETVRINYGVRPDGTLDFDQLPADYATKSDREHLALWKDKSVPDSWIKFRDIALYWLELGVDGFRFDMAEMVPVEFWSYLNSHIKEKNPDALLLAEVYNPSLYRDYIHRGKMDYLYDKVELYDSLKHIMQGHGWTDHIPVVQEGLMDIEHHMLHFLENHDEQRIASPEFAGDALRGKPAMVVSATLSTSPTMIYFGQEVGEPGAEDAGFGSPSRTSIFDYIGVPHHQRWVNDKKFDGGQLSEEEADLRDFYKRLLNLTIKSKALMGAYEDIHYYNRDNTEGYNYRVYSFVRWKDNERLLVLTNFDASESYEFEMKISPEVVKSWGLEEGSQYVLSDLLYNETEVQLKIEKGQGLFQISLAPLQSYILKLQN
- a CDS encoding glycoside hydrolase family 13 protein, translating into MGSNKFEGGFAFDSFLYLFLLIFSMISNMANAQIERVEPPNWWIGFKDPSLQLLVKGPGIGEYDVKIKQSGLSISKIHQADSPNYLFLDLQIPSDAKPGELELEFTRKGQAAIIYKYELKARTQNPEEFIGFSTKDVIYLITPDRFANGDPSNDIDLSLKEQSVDRKDDYARHGGDIRGMINHLDYMEDMGLTAIWPSPLLINDMPRSSYHGYAITDFYKVDPRFGDLAEYQELSQKAKAKGIKLIMDQVNNHCGLSHWWMEDLPFSDWINYQEGYENGENITVTNHRRTVNQDIYASDWDRDLMDNGWFVPSMPDLNQNNPFLARYIIQNSLWWIETLQLGGIRQDTYPYPEKDFMAEWARRIMKEYPLFSIVGEEWSYNPLVVGYWQQGAHNRDGYESYLKCTMDFPLQRTLVEALTEKEDWDTGLVKLYEGLANDFYYASPQDMMLFGDNHDMDRLHTQLGEDAVLTKMALAFIMVAPRIPQLYYGTEILMENSDKPGDHGFIRTDFPGGWPGDVVNAFTGEGLHMAAAEMQKFVRTLLRFRKGQKVIHEGKTKHFSPEKGVYVLFRYLGDKRIMLVLNKNENAVSLSLDRFSEMKIENKSFRELFSGHTLVLKDQLEISERGALLFVNQVDDD